The window TGCATTTGGTACCTTGCTAATAAATAATCTTCTATTATTGGCAGGTATTTTTCTAATACACAGACATAGAAGTTATCTTTGTGTACGGTAATGGTTAAAGATTTAATTAACCGAGATATATCAAACTGGCCTAAAGAAACCCCTGTAAAAAATGAGTCTCTGAGCAGATAGTCCATTCTGTCGGCGTCTAATTGGCTACTGATAAGTGAAGAAAGTATAAAAAATAAATCAATTTTTTTAGAGGTTCTTACATCAAATTTATTGTCTTTTACCTCTCGCTCTTTCTTAATTAATCCTGCCAAATCATTTGGAAAATCTGAATCAAAGTTTTTTACTAGCACTTTATAAATATTACTTGCTGGTGATGTAATTATATCTGTGGTCCAATCTTCATGCATTTTTTTATAATTGCTATTTGGTAATGCATTTTCAAACGCGTGAGAAAACGGGCCATGACCTATATCATGTAATAAAGCGACCCCTAACGCTAGTTGAACGTCTCTTTGATCAATTTCGATATTCATGTCTGCAAGGATAGGTGTAAAGTGGTCTATCATCATTTTCATCACATGGAAGGTACCTATAGAATGAGCAAATCTTGTGTGGTCTGCTGATGGAAAAAGCATGTAGGCAGTACTTAATTGACGAATTCTTCTGAGCCTTTGGAATTCCGGTGTATCTATTATTTGCAAAAAATTTTCTGGGATAGAAATATCGCCGTGTACAGCATCCCTTATTATTTTCCCCTTAATATGACTGTAATTTTTTATCATAAGTCAACACCCCAAAATTAGAAACTAACTAAGGTTCTTCTCCATTCAAAGGGATAATCCTTTTAAAGGAAAAATTTAATTTGAGTAGAAATTATTGTAAAAGAACTAATAGTAAGAAATTTTAATATTTAGGTGGTGGCTAATATCCCTGGGCTATTTTTAAGAAAAGACAAAGAGGATTGGGAAGTTAAAAACCTTTTCTATTTAGCTACAAAATCAAATGATTTTAAATATAAGGCTAATAGATGGTTAGAAGAAGCTGAAGATTTATATAGGACAAGTTTTCAAAGGGATGTTGGAAGGATACTATATTCAAATGCTTTTAGGCGGCTCCGAACAAAAACACAGGTATTTTGTGATCCTAATACCCAACATAATAGGACTAGATTAACACACACAGTGGAAGTGGCACACCTTTCTAGACAAGTTGCCAGAACGTTACGGCTAAATGAAGATTTAACAGAAGCAATTGCTTTGGGTCATGATTTAGGACATACACCATTTGGGCATGCCGGTGAAAGGGCATTGAATGATTGCCTAAGTGATAAAGGTGGTTTTTCACATAATGCACAGAGTGTTTGGGTAGTTGAAAAATTTAATCATAATAGGCAAATTAATGGAAGGTGTATTCCCGGTTTGAATTTAACATATGGAGTTAAAGAGGGAATATTAAAACATACTAAACTAACAACTAATCTTAATGAATATGAAAAATTTCATCCAGAAGATTTACCTACTTTAGAAGGTCAAGTAGTAAATATTTGCGACACATTAGCATATTTATATCATGATATTGATGATGGCATAAGAAATAGTTTTATAAATAAAGATGAAGTAAAGTATATATGGTCACAAAACACAGACTTGGATTATAATAGATGGTACCATCATTTAATTAATGATTTAGTTAATAATAGCTTTGAAAGAGATGTAATAAAGTTTAGTGATGGAATTGAGAAAACTATAAAGGCATTAAAGGAACTACTTAAAGAGAAGGTTATAATGTCAGGAAAAATAATGTCAGCGGATAATAAGGCTTATGAGCTAGTATGTAGTATGTATGAAATATTAATTAATAACCATGAGTTAATACCAGATAATAAAGATAATAAATACAAAATGGATAATTTTGGGGCAGCAAATTACTCTATCATCTGACAAGATTAGATAACCTAGATTCAATACTGGAAAACGGTTTACTATCAAGAAAATTTATTAAAGAAAATAACATGAATTTTTCTGATGTCGCTGATCAAGAAATCATATCAAAGCGTACGATGCTTGGTTTGGATGACTATATTCCTTTTCATTTTCATCCGTATTCATCTTTTGATGTAGCAGTTAAAAGTGCACATACAGATAAGGAATTTATCTATATATGTATTACCCGAGAATTAGCAAAAAATAATAATTTTAAAGTACTGCCTATACACCCACTTTCTAAAGAACAATGTAAATTATTGGAGTATGATGAAGGATTCAATGCTATAGACTGGGATACGATGCATACTCATAGGGGGTAATACCAGCTAAATATTTTCAGTGTATTTATGTAAAAAATAGAGATACTAGATTACTTATTAAGGAAAAACTAGAACAAAAAGGGATAAAAACTCAACCACCCTATGTGAATGTTCAAAAATGGTTTTAGAATAGTGGGGTGTTAGAAAGGGGTGAGACTGTGATTAGTTATACAACTGGAGATCTATTAAAATCCCCAGCAGAGGCTTTGGTAAATACTGTAAATTGCGAGGGGTATATGGGGAAAGGTATAGCTTATCAGTTTAAATTACAGTTTCCCGAAAATAATAAGGATTATGTAAAGGCATGCAAAAAAGGGGATCTTAGAGTCGGAAAATTGCATTATTTTAGAGAAAAAGG is drawn from Peptococcaceae bacterium 1198_IL3148 and contains these coding sequences:
- the dgt gene encoding dNTP triphosphohydrolase, whose amino-acid sequence is MVANIPGLFLRKDKEDWEVKNLFYLATKSNDFKYKANRWLEEAEDLYRTSFQRDVGRILYSNAFRRLRTKTQVFCDPNTQHNRTRLTHTVEVAHLSRQVARTLRLNEDLTEAIALGHDLGHTPFGHAGERALNDCLSDKGGFSHNAQSVWVVEKFNHNRQINGRCIPGLNLTYGVKEGILKHTKLTTNLNEYEKFHPEDLPTLEGQVVNICDTLAYLYHDIDDGIRNSFINKDEVKYIWSQNTDLDYNRWYHHLINDLVNNSFERDVIKFSDGIEKTIKALKELLKEKVIMSGKIMSADNKAYELVCSMYEILINNHELIPDNKDNKYKMDNFGAANYSII
- a CDS encoding DarT ssDNA thymidine ADP-ribosyltransferase family protein produces the protein MENGLLSRKFIKENNMNFSDVADQEIISKRTMLGLDDYIPFHFHPYSSFDVAVKSAHTDKEFIYICITRELAKNNNFKVLPIHPLSKEQCKLLEYDEGFNAIDWDTMHTHRG